A region from the Lentimonas sp. CC4 genome encodes:
- a CDS encoding DUF1080 domain-containing protein translates to MKIALDSRFIAAFLCLPLSVIADNAFFGDAPDANHPWAVHDQNRPQPPRVEPGVKIGDAPSDALVLFDGTTESFQRNWQHVKPKGKRKSDWTSQAGYMLGVGGAGYIETQAEFGDCQLHIEWSHEKQLPGDSQKRGNSGVFLPGGIEVQVLDNYNNPSYADGMAGAVYGVMPPAANALRAPGQWQSYDIIFRRPIVKDGVVLDEGSMTVLVNGVVVQDSTPLDGGGGFKKRKPLTKAYPEQGRIQLQDHGNPVRYRNVWVRPLRPRPADGGTDGRLSAEATVAKRAEIAAEVRASAADLDGYDRMMRLLEAYMYDNDPAAWSECDALVTAYVSGLQSLSSDDLKKQRNPVTGLRNALTFLQRFSMIPKAYAPEQELKSIAGKQGWLKKKR, encoded by the coding sequence ATGAAAATCGCCCTCGATTCTCGTTTCATTGCGGCATTTTTGTGCCTGCCTCTATCTGTCATCGCCGACAATGCTTTCTTCGGCGATGCCCCAGATGCGAATCATCCGTGGGCAGTGCACGATCAAAACCGTCCGCAACCACCACGTGTCGAGCCTGGGGTGAAGATCGGCGATGCGCCTTCCGATGCGCTGGTATTGTTTGATGGCACGACCGAATCGTTTCAGCGTAACTGGCAACACGTGAAGCCGAAGGGCAAACGTAAGTCAGATTGGACTTCACAGGCGGGCTATATGCTTGGTGTCGGTGGTGCAGGTTACATCGAAACACAGGCTGAGTTTGGCGATTGTCAGCTGCACATTGAATGGTCACACGAAAAGCAACTTCCCGGAGATAGTCAGAAACGAGGCAATAGCGGCGTGTTCCTCCCTGGTGGCATCGAAGTGCAGGTGCTTGATAATTACAACAACCCGTCGTATGCCGATGGCATGGCAGGCGCTGTGTATGGTGTCATGCCTCCAGCGGCCAACGCATTACGCGCGCCAGGGCAGTGGCAGAGTTATGATATTATCTTTCGTCGCCCAATCGTTAAAGACGGCGTCGTGTTGGATGAAGGATCGATGACTGTTTTAGTCAATGGAGTCGTCGTGCAAGACAGCACACCGCTCGATGGCGGAGGTGGATTCAAAAAACGTAAACCATTAACCAAGGCCTATCCAGAGCAGGGACGTATACAGCTGCAAGATCACGGCAATCCGGTGCGTTATCGTAATGTTTGGGTGCGCCCACTACGTCCTCGTCCTGCGGATGGTGGCACAGATGGTCGGCTCTCAGCCGAAGCAACAGTGGCAAAGCGTGCCGAAATCGCAGCTGAGGTGCGCGCGAGTGCGGCCGATTTAGATGGATATGATCGCATGATGCGCCTCCTTGAGGCTTACATGTATGATAACGATCCAGCGGCATGGAGCGAATGCGATGCGCTGGTCACCGCTTATGTCTCAGGTTTGCAGAGTTTGTCGTCTGATGATCTAAAGAAGCAACGCAACCCCGTGACAGGGCTGCGCAATGCGCTGACATTTTTGCAACGTTTTTCAATGATCCCAAAGGCGTATGCACCTGAGCAGGAACTCAAAAGCATCGCAGGTAAGCAAGGCTGGTTGAAGAAGAAACGCTAG
- the ligA gene encoding NAD-dependent DNA ligase LigA, giving the protein MPDTQNEIAKLRAEIAKHDERYYKDALPSIDDQAYDRLKAQLAELEATSPEFDFGDSPTKTVGDDRLEAFESYTHRVPMLSLDNTYSMEELIEFGNRLEKRFPEQTLNYLVEPKIDGVAVSLTYEHGKFVRAVSRGNGTEGDDITQNVRPIAGLPMSIDNAPDILEVRGEIYMRHDEFERINTLREAEGQQLYANPRNLAAGTIKLLDPSEARTRTLDIVLYGVGACEPARFFSHQAEIHEKLKGWGFSVLEKIWLTDTIEQAWSSIEELDTLRQKFTYPTDGAVVKLDDFRLQDEAGFTSKAPRWAISYKFEAERAETLLKEISLQIGRTGAVTPVAILEPVQLAGTTVSRATLHNEDEIRRKDIRPGDTVLVQKAGEIIPQILSVNKDKRPADSQPFDFGTHLESLGIIAERDPNEAVWRITSQDDPIRQQRALQHFASRACMDIENLGTAVVEQLVSRGLAKTQADLYTLDADQLLELDKFAEKSATNLIAALETSKTRALWQLIHGLGIPHVGKQSAKDLEANFESLDAIAAASEEQLEEVDGIGSIMAQSLHAWFAEPSHIELIDRLREYGLNFQSARTDTSDSALAGKIFVLTGSLPTLTRSEATALIEQVGGRTSSSVSKKTDYVIAGEASGSKYAKAVKLELTILDEAAFKSLVAG; this is encoded by the coding sequence ATGCCCGACACACAAAACGAAATCGCTAAACTTCGCGCTGAAATCGCGAAGCACGACGAACGCTATTACAAGGACGCGCTCCCGAGTATCGACGACCAGGCCTACGATCGACTGAAGGCGCAACTCGCCGAGCTCGAAGCTACCAGCCCTGAATTTGACTTTGGCGACTCTCCCACGAAAACGGTCGGCGATGACCGCCTTGAAGCGTTCGAGAGCTACACGCACCGCGTGCCAATGCTCAGCCTCGACAACACTTACAGTATGGAGGAGCTGATCGAATTTGGCAACCGCCTCGAAAAGCGCTTCCCCGAGCAAACACTCAACTACCTCGTTGAGCCAAAGATCGACGGCGTGGCCGTGAGCCTCACCTACGAACACGGCAAATTCGTGCGTGCCGTCTCGCGTGGCAACGGCACCGAGGGTGACGACATCACTCAGAACGTCCGTCCGATTGCAGGCCTACCCATGTCCATCGACAACGCACCTGACATCCTCGAAGTGCGCGGCGAAATCTATATGCGCCACGACGAATTCGAGCGCATCAACACACTTCGTGAAGCTGAAGGCCAACAGCTCTATGCCAACCCCCGCAACCTCGCGGCAGGCACCATAAAACTGCTCGACCCCTCGGAAGCCCGCACACGCACACTCGACATCGTGCTCTACGGCGTCGGTGCTTGTGAGCCTGCCCGCTTCTTCAGCCATCAAGCCGAAATCCACGAAAAGCTCAAAGGCTGGGGTTTCTCAGTATTGGAAAAGATCTGGCTAACCGACACCATTGAACAAGCTTGGAGCAGTATTGAAGAGTTGGATACACTGCGCCAGAAATTCACCTACCCCACCGATGGTGCAGTCGTCAAACTCGACGACTTCCGCCTGCAAGACGAAGCAGGCTTCACGTCCAAAGCGCCGCGCTGGGCGATTTCCTACAAGTTTGAAGCTGAACGCGCGGAAACTTTGCTTAAAGAGATCAGCCTGCAGATCGGCCGCACGGGAGCAGTCACTCCGGTCGCAATTCTTGAGCCAGTGCAACTCGCAGGCACCACCGTCTCACGTGCCACACTGCACAATGAAGATGAGATCCGCCGTAAAGACATTCGCCCCGGCGACACCGTGCTGGTGCAAAAAGCCGGCGAGATCATCCCGCAGATTCTAAGCGTCAACAAAGACAAGCGCCCTGCTGACAGCCAACCATTCGACTTTGGCACACATTTGGAATCACTCGGTATCATTGCCGAGCGCGATCCCAACGAAGCGGTTTGGCGCATCACGAGTCAAGACGACCCTATCCGTCAACAACGCGCGCTGCAACACTTCGCCAGCCGCGCCTGCATGGACATTGAAAACCTCGGCACCGCCGTGGTGGAGCAACTCGTCTCACGTGGTCTGGCGAAAACACAGGCCGATCTCTACACACTCGACGCCGATCAACTACTCGAGCTCGATAAATTCGCAGAGAAATCGGCAACCAATTTAATCGCAGCACTCGAAACGAGTAAGACGCGCGCACTCTGGCAATTGATTCACGGCCTCGGCATTCCGCACGTTGGCAAGCAATCCGCCAAAGATCTCGAAGCCAACTTTGAGTCACTCGATGCGATCGCCGCAGCCAGCGAAGAACAACTCGAAGAAGTGGACGGCATCGGCTCGATCATGGCACAAAGCTTGCACGCATGGTTCGCCGAACCAAGCCACATTGAACTGATTGACCGCTTACGCGAATACGGGCTGAACTTTCAATCCGCGCGCACCGACACTTCGGATAGCGCCTTAGCAGGCAAGATCTTCGTGCTCACGGGTTCGTTGCCTACCCTCACCCGCAGCGAGGCCACCGCGTTGATCGAACAAGTCGGCGGACGCACCAGCTCCAGCGTCAGCAAGAAGACCGACTATGTGATCGCCGGCGAAGCCAGCGGTTCGAAATATGCGAAGGCAGTGAAGTTGGAACTCACGATCCTCGACGAAGCCGCGTTCAAAAGTCTTGTTGCTGGCTAA
- a CDS encoding HEAT repeat domain-containing protein — protein sequence MIKRITSFTSLLAIASASFAADLSGLITNLNSDNYKERQSARLELRQVLLDTPATERAASEAQLLENIGPGKPFATRDWSIRVLALIGDEASVAPLAALLNDPDAHIADCARRALAANSSPKATEALVAALKQDAQIAYLDALAYRGDPAAVPAIGVVLSNGSPEMAAPAALALGKIGGADASAALLSKYSKADAALKTSIELALLDHGNISSDAARVLATTASSSVVRVAAYEQQTVLDASGAMDTLQIVLKDESFPEGESMVRVAIGSPIAGDAIALLPSMSEVDQTVVLAAIADLNLTQYEDAVLALLQSPSASVKQSAIRTLGVIGTIKSYEPLYALYLKNSSDAVVSEALSRLNVPSADAALLSAAKDKSNPAAQVAGFQLLELRNTDGVTAVANELAQPGNDEDVRKAAFKAMESIGDGESIRTLLNIIVTQDSMMRAAQGSLKKLSDNVGGAQYQWTEYYLPALQSAPSDDARKGVLAILDGISCEPVAQYLQQLIATDSPLRGDAIKSLSRWSDLPAAQVWSSLYNSDGVSDADQTAALRGLKRVFSKDDITGDSRAKVEFAVELIQGASTVELKDAIVSGYEGRKIDRTTAREVKRLFKPLATDPDVGPRVKKLL from the coding sequence ATGATTAAGAGAATTACCTCTTTCACTTCGCTACTTGCGATCGCCTCCGCATCATTTGCGGCCGATCTCAGTGGTTTAATTACGAACCTCAACTCCGATAACTATAAAGAGCGCCAGTCGGCTCGCCTCGAATTGCGACAGGTGCTACTTGATACGCCTGCTACAGAGCGTGCCGCATCGGAGGCGCAGTTGCTGGAAAATATCGGGCCAGGCAAGCCGTTTGCGACTCGTGACTGGTCGATCCGTGTCTTGGCACTAATTGGCGACGAAGCATCGGTGGCGCCCTTGGCGGCATTGCTAAACGATCCGGATGCTCATATCGCGGATTGTGCACGCCGTGCGTTGGCTGCGAATTCCTCGCCCAAAGCAACCGAAGCTCTGGTAGCTGCCCTTAAGCAAGACGCTCAAATCGCTTACCTCGATGCGCTAGCATATCGTGGCGATCCTGCGGCCGTTCCGGCAATCGGTGTCGTATTATCCAACGGTTCCCCCGAGATGGCGGCACCGGCTGCTCTGGCTTTGGGGAAAATCGGCGGGGCAGATGCATCAGCTGCGTTGCTATCTAAATATTCTAAAGCGGATGCTGCGCTGAAAACTTCGATCGAATTGGCCTTGCTGGATCATGGCAATATCAGCTCCGATGCCGCACGCGTCCTAGCGACTACGGCATCAAGTAGCGTCGTGCGTGTCGCAGCCTACGAACAGCAAACGGTGTTGGATGCCAGTGGAGCCATGGATACACTCCAGATCGTTTTGAAGGATGAATCCTTCCCTGAAGGCGAGTCAATGGTTCGCGTTGCAATTGGTTCTCCAATCGCAGGAGATGCGATTGCGCTACTGCCTAGCATGTCCGAGGTGGATCAAACAGTCGTGCTTGCTGCGATCGCAGATCTTAATCTGACACAGTATGAAGACGCGGTATTAGCGTTGTTGCAGTCGCCTTCAGCATCGGTGAAACAAAGTGCAATTCGCACGCTGGGTGTGATCGGCACGATTAAAAGTTATGAGCCGTTGTATGCACTGTATTTAAAGAATAGCAGCGATGCTGTCGTCTCGGAAGCATTGTCGCGCTTGAATGTGCCTTCTGCCGATGCGGCGCTGCTGAGCGCTGCCAAGGATAAGAGCAATCCAGCCGCTCAAGTGGCTGGATTTCAGCTTCTCGAATTGCGTAATACCGACGGCGTGACCGCTGTGGCCAACGAGTTGGCACAACCCGGCAATGACGAGGATGTGCGTAAGGCTGCATTCAAAGCGATGGAATCAATCGGAGACGGAGAGAGCATTCGCACTCTGCTGAACATTATTGTAACTCAGGATAGTATGATGCGTGCTGCACAAGGGAGCCTGAAGAAGCTTTCCGATAATGTCGGCGGAGCTCAGTATCAGTGGACCGAGTATTATTTGCCTGCTCTGCAATCTGCTCCAAGCGATGACGCTCGCAAAGGGGTGCTGGCGATTTTGGATGGTATCTCTTGCGAGCCAGTTGCTCAGTATTTGCAACAGTTGATTGCCACAGATAGCCCACTCCGTGGGGACGCGATCAAATCGCTCTCACGCTGGTCGGATCTTCCCGCTGCTCAGGTGTGGAGCTCACTCTACAACTCGGACGGCGTGTCGGATGCGGATCAGACGGCTGCACTGCGTGGCCTGAAGCGTGTCTTTAGTAAGGATGATATCACTGGTGATAGTCGCGCTAAGGTGGAATTTGCCGTTGAATTGATCCAAGGCGCTTCAACGGTTGAGTTGAAAGATGCGATCGTTAGCGGCTATGAAGGTCGCAAAATCGATCGGACCACAGCTCGCGAAGTTAAAAGGCTCTTCAAGCCCTTGGCTACCGATCCAGATGTCGGGCCGAGGGTCAAAAAGCTTCTTTAA
- a CDS encoding twin-arginine translocase TatA/TatE family subunit translates to MTPLAFLQNLNTPEIIMIGAVVLLFFGAKRMPELFKSFGKSVREFKKATSGIEDDIRTAMDVDVESKPVKRKPLGSDTEV, encoded by the coding sequence ATGACACCACTCGCTTTTCTCCAGAATCTGAACACGCCTGAGATCATTATGATCGGTGCGGTCGTGCTACTTTTTTTTGGTGCGAAACGTATGCCGGAACTCTTTAAGTCCTTTGGTAAGTCGGTGCGCGAGTTCAAAAAAGCCACGTCCGGAATCGAGGATGACATTCGCACTGCGATGGATGTCGACGTCGAGTCGAAGCCTGTAAAGCGCAAACCGTTGGGTTCCGATACTGAAGTTTAA
- a CDS encoding ThuA domain-containing protein, with amino-acid sequence MNKILTASCLVLAGSLSAASSWVPTFKDKPVSPQQTKAIEAALPQEAIATPKEERRILVYSATQGFRHKSIPVGKFALEAMGTSSGAYTAVVSDDPANFEPEALKTFDAVVLLSPTQDFFMPNRKQKKKFSKEEWAFLQARHERLVGNLIKYVNQGGGLVGIHAATDSCYHNEAYGDAMGAYFEGHPWRHTNNVTIVVEDPEHGTMKPVFDGMDDFALVEEIYQFRSEPYSRENLRILLHLDPERSDKVKGMSREDNDYPVAWVKGVGEGRMFYTSIGHNDHIFANPLMLKHYLAGIQFACGDIEADTTPSGKLTK; translated from the coding sequence ATGAATAAAATCCTTACAGCTTCCTGCCTAGTGTTGGCGGGCTCACTCAGTGCGGCGTCTAGTTGGGTGCCGACTTTTAAAGATAAGCCAGTCTCTCCGCAGCAGACCAAAGCAATTGAAGCCGCGTTGCCGCAGGAGGCGATTGCGACTCCGAAAGAAGAACGCCGTATTTTGGTTTACAGCGCGACACAAGGCTTTCGCCACAAGTCGATTCCTGTTGGTAAATTTGCGCTTGAAGCCATGGGCACATCCTCCGGCGCCTATACGGCAGTGGTGAGCGACGATCCTGCAAACTTCGAGCCCGAAGCTTTAAAGACATTTGACGCGGTGGTGCTTCTCAGCCCGACGCAGGATTTCTTTATGCCAAATCGGAAGCAGAAAAAGAAGTTTTCGAAGGAAGAGTGGGCGTTCCTACAAGCGCGTCACGAACGACTCGTTGGTAATCTAATTAAATACGTCAATCAGGGCGGAGGCCTCGTTGGAATTCACGCTGCGACTGACTCTTGCTATCATAATGAAGCCTATGGCGACGCAATGGGCGCTTACTTCGAAGGTCACCCGTGGCGTCATACTAATAATGTGACGATTGTGGTCGAAGATCCTGAGCATGGCACCATGAAGCCAGTGTTTGATGGTATGGACGATTTCGCGTTGGTCGAAGAAATCTACCAATTTCGCTCTGAGCCATACTCGCGCGAGAACTTGCGCATTTTACTGCATCTTGATCCCGAGCGCAGTGATAAGGTCAAAGGTATGAGCCGTGAGGACAATGACTATCCCGTTGCTTGGGTGAAGGGCGTAGGCGAGGGACGTATGTTCTATACCAGTATCGGACATAACGATCATATCTTCGCAAATCCACTGATGCTAAAACATTATCTCGCTGGCATTCAGTTTGCATGCGGTGATATCGAAGCGGATACCACACCCAGCGGTAAGCTTACGAAGTAA
- a CDS encoding Gfo/Idh/MocA family oxidoreductase has product MNYSSKKSRRSFLKQSAALGASLFAAPMILRSETLGINGKGGANSRINIAYIGMGLQVRALLGITGRSDVQPTYVCDVKPDRLKFGQNEMAKRGYADVAATPDYEDIINDPSVDAVVIVTPDHWHAAIAIAAMRAGKDVYVEKPMTLTIDEGKAMVEAEARYGTVLQVGSMQRSDNAFRKAAEIVRNGWIGEIKEAYAQLGGFPPAKLGAEQPIPEGFNYDKWLGPAPYEPYTAERVKGSFGGGWRSYWEYGSRKNGDWGAHHFDIIQWALGMDDSGPTLYMPKGYEGERYQYHQYADGVKVIRDHPDMKGHQIRFIGTEGEVMVSRGGKLTTSVPSMAKRPLSPTDTRLYVSPEHRGAWVDCIKTRRTPICPATVGHRTGTICQLSGIAERMKRPIRWDPAAEMILGDADALRWMDRPRRAGYELPA; this is encoded by the coding sequence ATGAATTATTCATCTAAAAAATCACGTCGCTCATTTCTAAAGCAAAGCGCGGCACTCGGAGCCTCTTTATTTGCGGCACCGATGATTCTTCGCTCGGAAACGCTAGGCATCAATGGGAAGGGCGGTGCCAATAGCCGTATCAACATAGCTTACATCGGTATGGGCTTACAGGTTCGCGCTCTACTTGGTATTACGGGGAGATCTGATGTGCAGCCGACCTATGTCTGTGATGTGAAGCCTGACAGGTTGAAGTTTGGGCAGAATGAAATGGCAAAGCGCGGCTACGCCGACGTGGCTGCCACGCCTGACTACGAAGACATCATCAATGATCCTTCGGTCGATGCAGTCGTTATCGTGACGCCGGATCACTGGCATGCTGCCATCGCCATAGCCGCGATGCGTGCGGGTAAGGATGTGTATGTTGAGAAGCCTATGACGCTCACGATCGACGAAGGCAAAGCCATGGTCGAGGCTGAGGCACGTTACGGCACGGTGCTACAGGTCGGCTCGATGCAACGCTCCGACAATGCGTTTCGCAAAGCAGCTGAGATCGTGCGTAACGGATGGATCGGTGAGATTAAGGAAGCCTATGCACAGCTTGGCGGATTTCCTCCTGCTAAACTGGGAGCCGAACAGCCAATTCCAGAGGGCTTTAATTATGATAAGTGGTTAGGGCCTGCCCCGTATGAACCTTATACCGCAGAGCGTGTAAAAGGCTCCTTCGGTGGTGGTTGGCGCTCCTATTGGGAATACGGTTCCCGCAAAAACGGTGATTGGGGTGCGCACCATTTTGACATCATTCAATGGGCACTGGGTATGGATGATTCAGGGCCAACACTCTATATGCCGAAGGGCTACGAGGGGGAAAGGTATCAGTATCATCAATACGCTGACGGTGTTAAAGTCATTCGCGATCATCCGGATATGAAGGGGCACCAGATTCGTTTCATCGGAACGGAAGGGGAGGTTATGGTCAGTCGAGGTGGTAAGTTGACGACGTCCGTGCCAAGTATGGCTAAACGACCGCTGTCGCCAACTGATACCCGACTCTATGTTTCTCCTGAGCATCGCGGTGCGTGGGTGGATTGCATCAAGACGAGGCGCACGCCAATTTGCCCGGCAACTGTAGGGCACCGAACTGGCACGATCTGCCAGCTTTCAGGTATTGCCGAGCGTATGAAACGTCCCATCCGTTGGGATCCAGCTGCGGAAATGATCCTCGGTGATGCCGATGCCCTCCGCTGGATGGATCGTCCACGTCGTGCTGGTTATGAACTGCCCGCTTAA
- a CDS encoding GxxExxY protein — protein sequence MNIEEINTLCDAVRECSFGLHKHLKHGHLEKIYENGLAHRLRKRDVAVLQQAPVPVYDEDGTILGDLNADLLVSNELIVELKAVRAANDDHVAQLLGYLRGSGKRYGLLINFGSPKLFIKRYVLDPA from the coding sequence ATGAATATAGAGGAGATTAATACATTATGCGACGCGGTTCGAGAGTGCTCATTTGGGTTACATAAACATTTAAAGCATGGCCACCTTGAGAAGATTTATGAGAACGGGTTAGCACATCGTTTGAGAAAACGAGATGTCGCTGTTCTACAGCAAGCACCCGTCCCTGTTTACGATGAGGACGGAACGATTTTGGGGGATTTGAATGCTGATCTACTCGTCTCCAATGAGCTGATCGTAGAGCTCAAAGCCGTTCGAGCGGCAAACGATGACCATGTCGCTCAATTGTTGGGCTATCTGCGAGGCAGCGGAAAACGCTACGGCTTGTTAATCAATTTCGGTAGCCCAAAACTTTTTATCAAACGCTATGTTTTGGATCCCGCATGA